A section of the Cryobacterium soli genome encodes:
- a CDS encoding DUF6704 family protein: MSFESADPGHGHSTAAWTAVTIMLIAFSIGTVAFFFEVAWLVWASAALLLLGLVAGWVMAKAGYGAASVDGSH; encoded by the coding sequence ATGAGCTTCGAGTCGGCAGACCCCGGCCACGGCCACTCGACCGCGGCCTGGACCGCAGTCACGATCATGCTGATCGCTTTCAGCATCGGCACCGTCGCCTTCTTCTTCGAGGTCGCCTGGCTCGTCTGGGCCTCCGCCGCCCTGCTCCTGCTCGGCCTGGTCGCCGGCTGGGTCATGGCCAAGGCCGGCTACGGCGCTGCGTCGGTCGACGGAAGTCACTGA